In Scleropages formosus chromosome 10, fSclFor1.1, whole genome shotgun sequence, a single genomic region encodes these proteins:
- the zbbx gene encoding proline-rich protein 36, which translates to MMELKDLFVLHKASPVKLKPRSVEELRVETAQLQQEHQDMEQRLQELRAAMSREKEERKKLGAFRWKSAHAGSVTGASRRHADSKENNSHKLPSGRVRVRLLKQEPPEELRRAVTKPPRPPLVPGNVASDRKSRLRGKPCGQCETRAAGLMCAECGEDYCVGCFARFHQKGALKHHRMIPMKMEIHTSISTLDVLGRFRRQIDADETSAPLWEGGMARSAAPSEAPVRIQSAEVSTQEGEEDVQQEERGHLGGQRATLLSGDFDEEESARTFQEALERWRQGGKWPHGPEEVLPASRECVATQADLTLRRLVVQVEFQEHGLSYMERLLIKKHRRTPVEQHRPSLHSSWLTDDECPALSAEEMEMKRYCTSLFFAPAAGGHRQCKGPTQRSPNSEETVDGDMAGGPKPTTSSAVEWGAQSKDAHEAQELDAAAPITVDSRDPPDPSQTRMTDSPELDLSFRVRSPETCLISKISVTQSTEPDLSIRTQMVHSPEPVMFSKTSVTQSAEPVRSSRSVVSQSSEAALSFRSPLTQLPEPDLSFRIQMARTAEVSRFSMTRMNHSPQPDLSFKTGMTQSAEPSLSPWIQMARSPEPDLPSDCTMLRSPRLGLISAKFPRPQPPVTAPCGPSRSPRLPLWLRSAPALRSSFSARESSFGLGASLSGSLYPRGAEEHSPDPVDPTPNPASSPGLGHRSDLACGSDSDTGAGICGEPSEELPNSPEALCSLSHGELTRPHWTLGLVPIPGPGAIAEAPCSPVEPAAGSGSGWQLMDRDGLHTSQPLPTSFSPPVSLPLYPGLPSQSLSLSLSPSPPDSPSVSSSLSPPPSRAFVSLRSLPTSPPITPPLSLSVLRPYSPPLSPPLSQDFRGVDQSLSEEPFLKEDAERFTLARLEEELRRMSTEPPSPSLGPATPHDPGTPPPSQRTPCMRRCSARVEESEEEEGGV; encoded by the exons ATGATGGAGCTGAAGGACTTGTTTGTCCTCCACAAAGCCTCTCCGGTGAAACTGAAACCCAG gAGTGTCGAGGAGCTCCGTGTGGAGACtgcacagctgcagcaggagcaccaGGACATGGAGCAGCGGCTGCAGGAGCTTCGTGCGGCCATGAGtagagagaaggaggagaggaa GAAGTTGGGAGCATTCCGCTGGAAGTCGGCTCATGCCGGGTCGGTGACGGGCGCATCCCGCAGACACGCTGACAGCAAGGAGAACAACTCCCACAAG CTCCCTTCAGGAAGGGTGAGGGTTCGACTCCTCAAACAGGAGCCTCCAG AGGAGTTGAGGAGAGCAGTGACGAAGCCCCCGCGGCCTCCTTTGGTGCCGGGGAACGTGGCGTCCGACAGGAAATCCCGGCTGAGGGGGAAGCCTTGTGGACAGTGTGAGACTCGGGCTGCTGGCCTG ATGTGTGCGGAATGCGGAGAGGACTACTGCGTCGGCTGCTTTGCCCGCTTCCACCAGAAGGGGGCACTGAAGCATCACCGAATGATCCCCATGAAG ATGGAGATCCACACCTCCATCAGCACGCTGGATGTCCTCGGTCGCTTTAGGAGACAAATCGATGCTGATGAGACGTCTGCGCCTCTTTGGGAAGGGGGGATGGCGAGGAGTGCAGCCCCAAGTGAGGCTCCAGTGCGCATACAG AGTGCAGAGGTGAGCACTCAGGAGGGTGAGGAGGATGTGCAGCAAGAGGAACGCGGTCACCTGGGAGGCCAGAGGGCGACTCTCCTCTCCGGGGACTTCGATGAAGAGGAGTCAGCCCGAACCTTCCAGGAGGCGCTCGAGAGGTGGAGGCAAGGGGGGAAGTGGCCCCACGGCCCAGAGGAAGTCCTGCCAG CGAGCAGGGAGTGTGTCGCGACTCAGGCCGACCTGACCCTGCGCAGACTCGTGGTCCAGGTGGAGTTCCAGGAGCATGGTCTGAGCTACATGGAGAGGCTCCTGATAAAGAAGCACAGGAG AACTCCAGTTGAGCAGCACAGACCCTCTTTGCACAGCAGCTGGCTCACAGATGACGAGTGTCCTGCTCTCTCAG CTGAGGAGATGGAGATGAAGCGCTACTGCACCTCCCTTTTCTTTGCTCCTGCTGCTGGGGGCCACAGGCAGTGCAAGGGTCCCACTCAGCGGAGCCCAAACTCTGAGGAGACAGTTGACGGAGAC ATGGCTGGGGGTCCCAAACCAACCACTTCCTCTGCAGTTGAGTGGGGAGCTCAAAGCAAAGA TGCACATGAAGCTCAGGAGCTGGATGCTGCTGCTCCGATCACTGTGGACTCCAGAGATCCTCCAGATCCAAGTCAGACCCGAATGACCGACTCCCCAGAACTTGACCTCTCCTTTAGGGTCCGGTCACCAGAAACATGCCTCATCTCCAAGATCTCAGTGACACAATCAACAGAACCTGACCTGTCCATCAGGACCCAAATGGTCCATTCACCAGAACCTGTCATGTTCTCCAAGACCTCAGTGACCCAATCAGCAGAACCTGTCAGGTCCTCCAGGAGTGTAGTGAGCCAGTCCTCAGAAGCTGCCCTGTCCTTCAGATCTCCACTGACCCAATTGCCAGAGCCTGACCTGTCCTTTAGGATCCAAATGGCCCGGACTGCAGAAGTTTCCCGTTTCTCCATGACCCGTATGAACCATTCACCACAACCTGATCTCTCCTTTAAGACTGGAATGACCCAGTCAGCAGAACCCAGCCTATCGCCCTGGATCCAAATGGCCCGATCACCAGAACCAGATTTGCCATCTGACTGCACGATGCTGCGATCACCACGACTTGGTCTGATATCAGCTAAGTTTCCGCGCCCTCAGCCCCCCGTCACTGCACCGTGTGGCCCCTCCCGGTCGCCACGCCTGCCCCTCTGGCTTCGGTCTGCGCCAGCGCTTAGGAGCAGCTTCTCAG CTAGGGAGTCCTCTTTTGGGCTGGGGGCTTCGCTCTCGGGGAGCCTGTACCCTAGAGGAGCAGAAGAGCACAGTCCTGACCCGGTTGACCCCACGCCCAACCCCGCCTCTTCGCCTGGACTAGGACATCGCTCGGACTTGGCCTGTGGGTCCGACTCAGACACAGGTGCCGGAATATGCGGAGAGCCGTCTGAGGAGCTGCCAAACTCCCCCGAG GCCCTGTGCAGCCTGAGCCACGGAGAACTGACCCGGCCGCATTGGACCCTGGGCCTTGTCCCCATTCCAGGGCCTGGAGCCATCGCCGAGGCTCCCTGCAGCCCCGTGGAGCCTGCTGCAG ggTCAGGATCTGGGTGGCAGCTCATGGATAGAGATGGTCTGCACACCTCCCAGCCCCTACCTACGTCCTTCTCTCCACCCGTCTCTCTGCCTCTTTACCCTGGTCTACCCTCTCAGTCCTTGTCTCTGTCCCTGTCGCCATCTCCCCCCGACTCTCCATCTGTGTCCAGCTCTCTTTCCCCACCTCCATCCCGGGCCTTTGTTTCGCTCCGCTCTCTGCCCACCTCCCCACCCATCACTCCGCCCCTCTCCCTGTCCGTCTTGCGGCCCTACTCCCCGCCCCTGAGCCCACCCCTTTCCCAGGACTTCCGGGGCGTGGACCAGTCTCTGAGCGAGGAGCCCTTCCTGAAGGAGGATGCCGAGCGCTTCACCTTGGCCCGCCTAGAGGAGGAGCTGAGGCGCATGAGTACAGAGCCACCGTCTCCTTCTTTGG GgcctgcgaccccgcatgacCCCGGCACCCCGCCACCATCGCAGAGAACACCGTGCATGAGGAGGTGCTCCGCTCG AGTGGAAGaaagcgaggaggaggagggcgggGTGTGA